The proteins below come from a single Rosa rugosa chromosome 2, drRosRugo1.1, whole genome shotgun sequence genomic window:
- the LOC133733872 gene encoding pentatricopeptide repeat-containing protein At3g25210, mitochondrial yields the protein MPATLRRFLTATLRRPNILSPQRPPLSSRHVIPDPSFPFTLPSLYHRLLSSSSSSSAAQNPPDSFRTRTPLEKQFETWVQKLKPGFGPPDVDEALKAQSDPDLALDIFRWTAQQRNYKHNHSTYLTMIKILINGRRYRHAETLLEEVVAGACEISVPLYNSIIRFCCGRKMLFNRAFDVYKKMLNSENCKPTLDTYALLLNSLLRRFNNITVCHVYLRSVRSLSKQMKASGVIPDTFVLNMIIKAYSKCLEVDEALQVFREMGLYGCEPNGYTYGYIAKGLCEKGRVGQGLGFYKEMRGKGLVPSSSTYMVVICSLALERRYEDASNVVFDMLSNSMSPDLLTYKTLLEGLCRDGKGEEAFDLLETFRSRDRAMNEKTYKTLLNALHFVNRE from the coding sequence ATGCCGGCGACGTTACGTCGCTTTCTCACCGCCACTCTCCGACGCCCCAATATCCTCTCTCCTCAACGCCCACCTCTCTCCTCCCGCCACGTAATCCCTGACCCTTCATTTCCGTTCACCCTCCCGTCACTCTATCACCGCCTCctatcctcctcctcctcctcctccgccgcccaAAACCCCCCGGACTCATTCCGAACCCGAACCCCACTGGAGAAGCAATTCGAAACATGGGTCCAGAAACTCAAACCCGGATTCGGCCCACCCGACGTCGACGAGGCCCTGAAAGCCCAATCGGATCCCGACCTCGCGCTCGACATTTTCCGATGGACGGCCCAGCAGCGCAACTACAAGCACAACCACTCCACCTACCTCACCATGATCAAAATCCTAATCAACGGCCGCCGCTACCGCCACGCCGAAACCCTACTTGAGGAGGTGGTCGCCGGAGCTTGTGAGATAAGTGTCCCGCTTTATAACTCCATTATTCGATTCTGTTGTGGAAGAAAGATGCTCTTCAATCGCGCTTTTGATGTGTACAAGAAAATGTTGAATTCGGAGAATTGTAAGCCCACATTGGACACCTATGCATTGCTGCTTAATTCATTGCTCAGGAGGTTTAATAATATCACTGTTTGCCATGTGTATTTGCGGTCGGTGAGGTCGTTGTCGAAGCAAATGAAGGCATCCGGTGTGATACCGGATACTTTTGTGTTGAATATGATCATCAAGGCTTATTCCAAGTGTTTGGAAGTTGATGAGGCACTTCAGGTTTTTCGGGAAATGGGGTTGTATGGATGTGAGCCGAATGGTTATACTTATGGTTACATTGCCAAAGGGTTGTGTGAGAAGGGGAGGGTAGgtcagggtttagggttttacaAGGAAATGAGAGGGAAGGGTTTGGTGCCTAGCAGTAGTACTTATATGgttgtaatttgcagtcttGCTCTGGAGCGGAGATATGAGGATGCGAGTAATGTTGTGTTTGATATGTTGAGTAATTCTATGTCTCCTGATTTGTTAACTTACAAAACTTTATTGGAAGGATTGTGCCGAGATGGAAAAGGTGAGGAGGCATTTGATCTACTAGAGACTTTTAGGAGCAGGGATAGAGCCATGAATGAAAAGACATACAAGACATTGTTAAATGCATTGCATTTTGTAAATAGGGAGTAG